A stretch of Paenibacillus peoriae DNA encodes these proteins:
- a CDS encoding esterase/lipase family protein yields the protein MKKITVLMLIFLLSITLVPVGAFAGSTTPQPPKDPAGSWVEGPSPNRVDPTKPALLFVHGLNSSAEVWTKNNNDMLQRARDAGYQTATINLYDTNGTSQDMWDNGKLLADKIKVISNHFGKKLIVIAHSKGGVDTQTALVYNGAAPYVQRVITLSSPHHGSQLADLAYSSWAGWLADIVGSQNPGTSTLQTSYMKYFRSKTDALSNATTIPFFTFAGDNWSGGTASYIMGGLYLSSFGKNDGVVTVDNAKLPGGRVVKVGSWDHAKVRTGSYVFSLIQPYLQANTPALNQETEALSASSLTASAVQATYSEIDNSYFIRGGDYNGQASETLTVENGVKSIDLDWISDKRVSQLELTKPDGTSEIINLKAGYDDDIFAGAWHHNAVIQNPKPGTYKLNVTVPDQGAYLLIARYQAVQVPELKYNLNAVGPKLNLKTQDSPDSVTQVTYQVQYYGDPQQGVTSAPKGLTAQQKTVKPNGQIELSKADKPGIYSVTYEISGTTEAGYPYRRTAVQSIYIDADGNKYAD from the coding sequence TTGAAAAAGATCACTGTTTTAATGCTCATTTTTTTGTTATCAATAACTCTTGTCCCCGTCGGCGCTTTTGCAGGTTCCACTACCCCCCAACCCCCGAAAGATCCCGCTGGAAGCTGGGTAGAAGGCCCATCACCTAATCGCGTTGATCCTACCAAGCCAGCACTTTTGTTCGTACATGGTTTGAACAGTAGTGCTGAAGTCTGGACCAAGAATAATAACGATATGCTTCAGCGTGCACGTGACGCCGGATACCAGACAGCCACCATTAATCTGTACGATACAAATGGCACCTCCCAAGATATGTGGGACAATGGTAAGCTTCTGGCCGACAAAATTAAGGTCATCAGTAATCACTTTGGAAAAAAACTTATCGTTATCGCCCACAGCAAAGGTGGAGTGGATACTCAAACCGCTCTCGTATATAACGGAGCCGCTCCCTATGTACAACGTGTCATCACCCTCAGCAGTCCTCATCATGGCTCACAACTTGCAGATCTCGCCTACAGTAGCTGGGCCGGATGGCTGGCAGATATCGTCGGCTCACAAAATCCTGGTACCTCCACTTTACAAACATCTTATATGAAGTATTTCCGATCCAAGACCGATGCACTCAGTAATGCGACTACAATTCCATTCTTCACGTTTGCTGGTGATAACTGGTCTGGCGGCACTGCTTCCTACATAATGGGCGGACTTTACCTCTCATCCTTTGGTAAGAATGATGGAGTGGTCACAGTCGACAACGCTAAGCTTCCCGGCGGACGTGTAGTTAAAGTCGGATCTTGGGATCATGCCAAGGTTCGTACCGGCTCCTACGTTTTCTCCCTGATCCAACCCTACCTCCAAGCAAACACTCCAGCATTGAATCAGGAAACTGAAGCACTTTCAGCATCTTCCCTGACTGCTTCTGCTGTACAAGCCACCTATAGCGAGATCGACAATTCATACTTTATTCGAGGCGGCGATTATAATGGACAAGCCTCAGAAACCCTCACTGTTGAAAATGGTGTCAAATCCATTGATCTGGACTGGATCAGCGATAAACGTGTGAGTCAGCTGGAACTAACCAAGCCTGACGGTACTAGTGAAATTATTAATCTGAAAGCAGGCTATGATGACGATATTTTTGCTGGTGCCTGGCATCATAACGCCGTCATTCAAAATCCAAAACCGGGCACCTATAAACTGAACGTCACAGTTCCTGATCAAGGAGCGTATCTCCTGATTGCACGTTACCAGGCTGTTCAAGTTCCTGAACTGAAATACAATCTGAATGCAGTGGGTCCGAAGCTAAACCTGAAAACACAGGATTCCCCGGACAGCGTGACACAAGTCACCTACCAAGTTCAATATTATGGTGATCCGCAGCAAGGAGTCACTTCTGCACCTAAAGGTTTGACGGCACAGCAAAAAACGGTTAAACCTAACGGGCAAATTGAGCTATCCAAAGCGGACAAGCCCGGCATCTATTCTGTAACCTATGAAATTAGCGGCACCACAGAGGCAGGTTATCCGTACCGCCGTACAGCTGTTCAATCCATTTATATTGATGCAGACGGCAACAAGTATGCCGACTAA
- a CDS encoding acyl carrier protein — protein MKTDVYHVVPLLEKILKLAPGELEQLTPDQDLRTLGLNSLSAVELIVELENELDITMEDDDLVLEHLSTLQGIERLLSKYA, from the coding sequence ATGAAAACAGATGTATACCATGTAGTACCCTTGCTGGAAAAGATTTTGAAGCTGGCTCCGGGCGAGCTGGAACAGTTGACTCCGGATCAGGATTTGCGAACCTTGGGGCTGAATTCCTTATCCGCTGTGGAATTAATCGTAGAGTTGGAAAATGAGCTTGATATTACGATGGAGGACGACGATCTAGTGCTGGAGCATCTATCTACACTGCAAGGCATTGAGCGTCTGCTGAGCAAATATGCATAA
- a CDS encoding YhcN/YlaJ family sporulation lipoprotein has protein sequence MPGTKKVISLTISAALLASMATLTGCGTANHNVRTNATRYNAQSTHHMDGVNRYGLDGVNRNGMDGVNRNGMDGVNRYGVKSNGMDGMSLNENGNRTGHPVRNLQVDRNLSKRISEMPDVKSATVLVGERHAYVAVSLKDQANGTGVGAPSIDGTPSANSTGRNGNVPSVNGVNGTRGNRTTDTTTPGMTDNGVTGNGTPARRDDGLFGTMGTGSYGMLRGLTDNNNRTDNGNTTIEGARTAYEPSDAVKSRIANKVKQFAPSIEQVHVSANPDFVKQATDFTHSVQNGHPIRGLSNGMMDVIERVFPTSAADTNRPMNNTAPTRPQNHTPAPMNHR, from the coding sequence ATGCCAGGAACTAAGAAGGTCATTAGTTTGACGATTTCTGCTGCTTTACTTGCAAGCATGGCTACTTTGACAGGATGTGGGACTGCGAATCATAACGTCCGCACGAACGCTACCCGCTATAACGCACAAAGCACGCACCATATGGATGGAGTGAATCGTTATGGCTTGGATGGTGTGAACCGTAATGGTATGGATGGTGTGAACCGTAATGGTATGGATGGTGTGAATCGTTATGGGGTTAAGTCGAATGGTATGGACGGGATGTCATTGAATGAAAATGGCAACCGAACCGGACATCCAGTCCGTAATCTGCAAGTCGATCGCAATTTGTCCAAACGTATATCCGAGATGCCGGATGTAAAGTCTGCGACAGTGCTGGTCGGTGAACGACATGCCTATGTAGCCGTTTCCTTGAAAGACCAAGCCAACGGAACAGGTGTCGGTGCTCCAAGTATTGACGGTACTCCAAGTGCAAACAGTACTGGACGTAACGGGAATGTACCGAGTGTGAATGGCGTTAATGGCACTAGAGGAAACCGTACTACGGATACTACAACGCCTGGAATGACAGACAATGGAGTTACCGGGAATGGAACACCTGCGCGTCGTGATGACGGTTTATTTGGTACGATGGGTACAGGATCGTACGGTATGTTGCGTGGCTTAACGGACAACAACAATCGCACAGATAACGGAAACACCACAATCGAGGGAGCAAGAACTGCATATGAACCAAGTGATGCAGTCAAGAGCCGTATCGCGAATAAAGTGAAGCAATTTGCACCTTCGATTGAACAGGTACATGTATCCGCTAACCCGGACTTTGTCAAACAAGCCACTGACTTTACACACAGTGTGCAAAATGGTCATCCGATTAGAGGCTTGAGCAATGGTATGATGGATGTAATTGAACGTGTATTCCCGACCTCGGCGGCTGATACAAACCGTCCAATGAATAATACAGCACCCACACGTCCACAAAATCATACCCCTGCCCCGATGAATCATCGCTAA
- a CDS encoding acyl carrier protein yields MQSQVIEMISAVKEDPELVAKLDGHSDIIHDAGLDSLQLVHFMLQVEDAFDVEIDFDSFELEHLSSVDAFCSYIQGISDAEQAPHLEGMETV; encoded by the coding sequence ATGCAGAGCCAAGTGATTGAAATGATCAGCGCAGTCAAGGAAGATCCTGAACTGGTCGCAAAGCTGGATGGACATTCGGACATTATTCATGATGCGGGACTGGATTCGTTGCAGTTGGTCCATTTCATGCTGCAAGTGGAGGATGCATTTGATGTGGAGATTGATTTTGATTCCTTTGAGTTGGAGCATTTGAGCTCGGTAGATGCGTTTTGCAGCTACATTCAGGGGATCAGCGATGCGGAACAAGCGCCGCATCTGGAGGGAATGGAGACGGTCTGA
- the nagA gene encoding N-acetylglucosamine-6-phosphate deacetylase: MKSDEMSGTVPQLLYGQVVVGNDIIEKGVVVIEGQSIVYAGSEANLPADWTALVFANQEEIAAKTAKIVRLEGGYLLPGFIDIHVHGGDGEDFMDSDPRVLDTITSFHCSQGTTAMLATTMTAPKEQIDRVLSEVHAYMALPMPYAQLEGVHLEGPFISPKWPGAQNPEHIVPPNLSWVAEWEQRYPGLVRQLTLAPEREGALELIAWLRSHGITAALGHTDATYEEVEQAATAGLNHAVHAFNAMTPLHHRKPGAAGAVLADPRIEAEIIADGIHVHPAAISLLARLKQDHNLILITDAMSATGLEDGKYTLGDLPVIVQGDVARLEDGVTLAGSTLTMIEGFRYLVQHVGMSIPAASQMASLNPARSLHIADRTGSLEAGKQADILLLDGDLKLQGVWIKGLRK, encoded by the coding sequence TTGAAGTCAGATGAAATGAGTGGTACCGTACCCCAGCTACTGTATGGGCAAGTTGTCGTTGGGAATGACATCATTGAAAAAGGGGTTGTCGTCATTGAGGGGCAATCCATTGTATACGCTGGTTCAGAAGCGAATTTGCCCGCCGATTGGACAGCGTTAGTCTTCGCAAATCAGGAAGAAATCGCAGCGAAAACCGCCAAAATTGTGCGTTTGGAAGGAGGCTATCTGCTGCCAGGCTTTATTGATATTCATGTTCACGGCGGGGACGGTGAGGACTTTATGGACTCCGATCCGAGGGTGCTGGATACGATCACCTCCTTTCACTGTTCACAAGGTACGACAGCTATGCTGGCTACCACGATGACCGCGCCCAAGGAACAGATTGACCGGGTATTGAGTGAAGTTCACGCATACATGGCACTACCTATGCCCTATGCTCAGTTGGAGGGCGTACATTTGGAAGGACCGTTCATCAGTCCGAAGTGGCCGGGAGCGCAAAACCCGGAACATATCGTGCCACCGAATCTCTCATGGGTAGCAGAATGGGAGCAGCGCTACCCGGGCCTTGTTCGCCAGCTCACGCTTGCGCCCGAACGGGAAGGAGCGCTGGAACTGATTGCATGGCTGCGCAGCCATGGCATTACCGCAGCTCTCGGTCATACGGATGCTACGTATGAAGAGGTTGAACAGGCAGCGACGGCAGGGCTGAACCATGCGGTGCATGCGTTTAATGCGATGACTCCGTTGCATCATCGCAAGCCGGGAGCCGCCGGAGCCGTACTTGCTGATCCGCGCATTGAAGCAGAAATCATCGCGGACGGCATTCATGTGCATCCCGCCGCCATTTCCCTGCTCGCTAGGTTAAAACAGGATCATAATCTCATTCTCATCACCGATGCCATGTCTGCTACTGGTCTCGAAGACGGGAAATATACACTCGGCGATTTGCCAGTGATTGTGCAGGGCGATGTAGCACGACTGGAGGATGGCGTCACATTGGCCGGAAGCACACTAACGATGATTGAAGGCTTCCGGTATTTGGTTCAACACGTGGGTATGAGTATTCCTGCGGCATCACAAATGGCCAGCCTGAATCCGGCTCGATCCTTGCACATTGCTGATCGTACAGGTTCGCTTGAAGCAGGTAAACAAGCAGATATCCTGTTACTGGATGGAGACTTAAAGCTGCAAGGCGTATGGATTAAAGGATTGCGCAAATAA
- a CDS encoding helix-turn-helix domain-containing protein, translating to MEKENAERVISDAEFVQLLKLVQSGDQEAMYRILQLFEEDIQKTSRYIRMSREDAVQSIVTDFIEELRQELKTVKSGQWI from the coding sequence ATGGAAAAAGAAAATGCTGAAAGAGTTATTTCGGATGCTGAGTTCGTCCAATTGCTAAAATTAGTACAAAGTGGAGATCAGGAGGCCATGTATAGGATACTTCAATTGTTCGAGGAAGACATTCAAAAGACCAGTCGATATATTCGTATGTCCCGTGAAGATGCTGTCCAAAGCATTGTGACTGATTTTATAGAAGAACTGCGACAAGAGTTAAAGACAGTGAAAAGTGGACAATGGATATAG
- a CDS encoding MurR/RpiR family transcriptional regulator, with translation MSPILHTLAQRLELLPVQERKLTESILQSPEDVLHLGIRELSERCGVSAATVTRFCKSLHFKGYPDFKMKLAAELSHSNRNGEESYQDIVAGNSLSRIVQAIQANHTASIADTTRLLDYDKLEQAIAWLSATSRIDLYGMATSSIVAQDFYQKLIRIGKNSTAFADSHMQITSASSLGAGDVAFAVSYSGETQETIAALRCAKEQGAKTLSLTSFGNNTLAGLADIALFSSSLEEGMRRGDMASRIAQLHIIDILFTGMVSADFDKYIPRLEGSYQQVSKLKKQPGGH, from the coding sequence ATGTCCCCCATTCTTCATACATTAGCCCAAAGACTGGAGCTGCTTCCCGTACAGGAGCGCAAGCTGACGGAATCCATCCTGCAATCCCCGGAAGATGTGTTACATCTGGGTATTCGGGAGCTGTCAGAGCGTTGTGGTGTGAGTGCAGCGACCGTTACGCGGTTTTGCAAATCACTACATTTTAAAGGCTATCCCGATTTCAAAATGAAGCTGGCCGCCGAGTTGTCCCATTCCAACCGTAATGGTGAAGAATCCTATCAGGATATTGTCGCCGGAAATTCACTTTCCCGAATCGTGCAAGCTATTCAGGCGAACCACACCGCATCCATTGCGGACACGACCCGACTGCTGGATTACGACAAGCTGGAGCAGGCTATTGCATGGCTGTCAGCCACGAGCCGCATTGATCTCTATGGGATGGCGACATCGTCGATTGTGGCGCAGGATTTTTACCAGAAGCTCATCCGTATTGGCAAGAACAGCACTGCCTTTGCAGATTCCCATATGCAGATTACCTCTGCCTCCTCGCTCGGAGCGGGAGATGTAGCCTTTGCCGTCTCTTATTCAGGAGAAACCCAGGAGACCATTGCGGCTCTACGCTGCGCCAAGGAACAAGGGGCCAAGACACTATCCCTGACCTCCTTCGGAAACAACACGCTGGCAGGCCTTGCGGATATTGCGCTATTTTCCTCCTCATTGGAGGAAGGAATGCGACGTGGGGATATGGCCTCCCGCATCGCCCAGCTTCATATCATAGATATTCTGTTTACAGGTATGGTGAGCGCGGATTTTGACAAATATATTCCGAGATTGGAAGGTTCATATCAACAAGTGAGCAAGCTCAAAAAACAACCGGGAGGTCACTAA
- the nagB gene encoding glucosamine-6-phosphate deaminase: protein MNIRILNSREDLNATAAAVIASLLQSKPQAMLGLATGSTPIGIYRHLADMYRKGQVSFARAYSVNLDEYVGLPPEHPQSYRSFMNEHLFQHIDIPIPHTRVPDGNALDLAAECAAHEQAILDHGPVDLQLLGIGHNGHIGFNEPGHSLAGATHVVDLKESTRSANARFFGEIDAVPRQAVTMGVGTILKAKQIILVAFGADKADIIKQALTGPVTTACPASLLQCHPNVLILLDQEAGEWFN, encoded by the coding sequence ATGAACATACGCATTTTGAACAGCCGTGAAGACCTGAACGCTACTGCCGCCGCTGTGATCGCTAGCTTGCTGCAATCCAAACCACAGGCCATGCTTGGCCTGGCCACCGGTAGTACGCCGATTGGCATTTACCGACATCTTGCAGATATGTACCGCAAGGGACAGGTCAGTTTTGCACGCGCCTATTCCGTGAATCTTGATGAGTATGTTGGTCTTCCCCCAGAACATCCGCAGAGCTATCGAAGCTTTATGAATGAGCACTTGTTCCAACATATTGATATTCCGATACCCCACACACGTGTCCCTGACGGGAATGCACTGGATCTGGCAGCAGAATGTGCAGCGCACGAGCAGGCTATTCTGGATCATGGCCCCGTGGATCTGCAATTGCTTGGCATTGGTCATAATGGACATATCGGCTTTAACGAACCTGGTCACAGCTTGGCTGGAGCTACACATGTTGTAGATTTAAAAGAAAGTACGCGTTCGGCGAATGCTCGATTTTTTGGCGAAATAGATGCTGTACCCAGGCAAGCAGTTACGATGGGAGTAGGCACGATTCTTAAGGCGAAGCAAATTATACTGGTGGCTTTTGGTGCGGATAAGGCTGACATTATAAAGCAGGCTTTAACTGGACCCGTCACGACAGCGTGTCCGGCTTCCCTGCTGCAATGCCATCCCAACGTACTTATTTTATTAGATCAGGAGGCAGGAGAATGGTTCAATTGA
- a CDS encoding radical SAM/SPASM domain-containing protein, with product MQPKSNVLIDEKAFKLIKRNLKNASVSYRNATQDPAFKTDMPQTIGIKLTNRCNLRCTHCFEWNEEGYHHQMDKEEQNMDLAPDMLQQILSETKEAKSRLYMWGGEPMFHRRFDEILDVLAEDRREMTFCTNGLLIDKYLDRILDLSENLELLIAIEGFEREHDLIRGKGTFQKTMRQMDKLIELRDQGLYKGRVTVHAVINDNMIGRMYEFLQMLEDKRLDLVLLTFPWYISKETSLKMDEYFTRNFSWLRQLEEKNISSWHAFKYKINPDNIDPLMQELQRINERVWNIRVRYQPGLDYEEIDKFIHGEEMVSRCSNHCLALTSRTDILPDGKVMPCKFFSEFTIGSMREHSLKEIWNSEAYEKTRQKINHEGLTPVCSKCSVLYLHGAGSLKYI from the coding sequence ATGCAGCCCAAAAGCAATGTGCTGATTGATGAGAAAGCGTTCAAGCTCATCAAGCGTAACCTGAAAAACGCTTCTGTATCTTACCGTAACGCCACACAGGACCCTGCTTTCAAAACGGACATGCCCCAGACGATCGGCATTAAGCTGACTAACCGCTGCAACCTGAGATGTACGCACTGCTTTGAATGGAACGAGGAAGGCTACCATCACCAAATGGATAAAGAAGAACAAAACATGGATCTTGCTCCAGACATGCTCCAGCAAATTTTGAGCGAAACCAAGGAAGCCAAGTCCAGACTGTACATGTGGGGCGGCGAACCAATGTTTCATCGGCGTTTTGATGAAATTTTGGACGTGCTGGCGGAAGATCGGCGCGAAATGACCTTTTGTACAAATGGATTACTTATTGATAAATATTTGGACCGGATTTTGGATTTGTCCGAAAATCTGGAGTTATTAATAGCGATTGAAGGTTTTGAAAGAGAACACGACCTAATTCGCGGTAAAGGCACCTTTCAAAAAACAATGCGGCAGATGGATAAGCTGATTGAACTGCGCGACCAGGGATTGTACAAGGGACGGGTAACTGTCCATGCGGTCATTAACGATAACATGATCGGACGGATGTACGAATTTCTGCAAATGCTGGAGGACAAAAGGCTGGATCTGGTGCTGCTGACGTTCCCCTGGTACATTTCCAAAGAAACCTCCCTCAAAATGGATGAATATTTTACACGTAATTTTTCTTGGCTCCGACAACTCGAAGAAAAAAATATTAGTAGCTGGCATGCTTTCAAATATAAAATCAACCCGGATAACATCGATCCTCTGATGCAGGAACTACAGCGGATCAATGAGCGAGTATGGAACATTCGCGTGCGCTATCAGCCCGGTTTGGATTATGAGGAAATTGATAAATTTATACATGGTGAGGAAATGGTCAGCCGTTGTTCCAATCATTGTTTGGCGCTCACCTCCAGAACAGATATTTTACCAGACGGGAAGGTCATGCCTTGCAAATTTTTCAGTGAGTTCACGATTGGAAGCATGCGTGAGCACAGTCTGAAGGAGATATGGAACTCGGAAGCGTATGAGAAAACCCGTCAAAAGATTAATCATGAAGGATTGACTCCGGTGTGCTCCAAATGCAGCGTATTGTATCTGCACGGGGCAGGCTCTCTGAAATACATTTAG
- a CDS encoding peptide ligase PGM1-related protein, with protein sequence MTTKTINLVEALAHERDHGVLIWLFNIGAEQVWHPSPRKGGMVDRDEQQVVNRMEEMNLLLCRSQDVIVLREYPDEAFLDMLQRLGFSLPRIEVPEPSDPLTPISELVLADEALLARLRTVADAGHSSSGAKAWLVPYAVTPQEEAIAELCGLELIGAPSAVSAQVNDKIFSRLTAQKLGFAVSEGAVCTDESAIRRECARLADLSDGPVKLIIKQPHGASGQGMYMLDELSKLDTLLSVMRRFGGSSPSSGGWLVERWHNKQMDLNYQLCIDEGGGVTMFSLKRQNVDGTVYIGSQVPAEIGDALEEEVRRCAYQLGTYLYSIGYTGMASIDGFVDEEGLLVPVIEINGRFTLSTYISFLSSVLGEQHKTLSRYYRNVTATPLTYSRLCGLLAEEGLLYTPERPEGVFVYTAGTLSGIPVKRGYVNRIFTLILADSWQEADAYAHKLEGIIAGLGCS encoded by the coding sequence GTGACGACTAAAACAATTAACCTTGTGGAAGCGCTTGCGCATGAACGGGACCATGGAGTCCTGATTTGGCTGTTTAATATCGGTGCAGAGCAAGTATGGCATCCATCCCCCCGCAAGGGGGGCATGGTAGACCGGGATGAACAGCAGGTCGTAAACCGGATGGAGGAAATGAACCTTCTGCTATGTCGAAGTCAGGATGTCATTGTACTTCGGGAATATCCGGATGAGGCGTTTCTGGACATGCTTCAACGGTTGGGCTTTAGCCTGCCGCGTATTGAGGTGCCAGAGCCTTCTGATCCGCTAACGCCGATTTCAGAGCTGGTGCTGGCGGATGAGGCGCTTTTGGCACGACTGCGTACGGTTGCAGATGCAGGCCACAGCAGCAGTGGAGCCAAAGCGTGGCTCGTCCCCTATGCGGTCACACCGCAGGAGGAAGCGATTGCGGAGCTTTGCGGGCTGGAGTTGATCGGCGCTCCATCCGCGGTCAGTGCTCAGGTGAATGATAAAATATTCAGCCGCCTGACCGCGCAAAAGCTTGGTTTTGCTGTCAGCGAAGGCGCTGTATGTACAGACGAATCGGCGATCCGCAGGGAGTGTGCCAGACTGGCTGACTTATCGGATGGACCTGTGAAGCTGATTATCAAGCAGCCGCACGGTGCCTCGGGACAAGGCATGTATATGCTGGACGAGCTGTCCAAGCTGGACACGCTGCTGAGTGTGATGAGGCGTTTTGGCGGCTCGTCGCCATCATCCGGCGGCTGGCTGGTGGAGCGCTGGCACAATAAGCAGATGGATCTGAACTACCAGCTCTGTATTGACGAGGGCGGTGGTGTGACGATGTTTTCGCTAAAAAGGCAAAACGTGGATGGCACCGTGTATATCGGATCTCAAGTGCCGGCTGAGATTGGCGATGCGCTGGAGGAAGAAGTGAGACGCTGCGCCTATCAGCTGGGTACGTATCTCTATTCCATTGGGTATACGGGAATGGCCTCTATTGACGGTTTTGTTGACGAAGAAGGTTTGCTGGTTCCAGTCATTGAGATAAATGGTAGATTTACGTTGTCTACCTATATTTCGTTTTTGTCATCCGTCCTGGGAGAGCAGCACAAAACATTATCCCGTTATTATCGCAACGTTACCGCCACACCTCTCACCTACAGCCGCTTGTGCGGGCTGCTCGCTGAGGAAGGCTTGCTCTATACGCCCGAACGTCCAGAAGGGGTGTTTGTGTATACAGCGGGTACATTGTCTGGTATCCCTGTGAAGCGGGGCTATGTGAACCGGATTTTCACACTTATTTTGGCAGACAGCTGGCAGGAAGCTGATGCGTATGCGCACAAATTGGAAGGTATCATTGCTGGATTAGGATGCTCATAA